From the Nostoc sp. PCC 7107 genome, the window GGCAAAAATTTTGTTTGTTGAGATGGGGTTGCAGGGTTTAGGGAAAATATTAACCTCACGCCCCTTTTTCATGATTTATTTCTCTCAGACATTTAAAATTACGCAAAATCTAGGTAAAATAAAAATGCCCTAGGGGGGGATTTTTAGGTATGTTATCTTAAATAAGATAAAGTTTAGTTACAATTATTAAAACTTTGATTAATAATACTTTGTTTACTTACAACGCTTCTACAACAGCTATAGATAAGGACTTGCCCGTAAAGAATGCGGGGAACCTAGGTATAGAAGAATTAGAATCTACACTTTCTGCGTCCCCATCTTTACCATTGTTAATATCGTCCCGACAAACTTGGTTAGTGTTGGTGGCAGCGGTGTTTTTAGTATCAGTCCCAGTATTTATTGAAGCACCACTAGTGCGATCGCTCCCCAGTCTTAGTTTAGCAATGACTGGATTTTGGGTTTGGCTCAGTTTTCGCTTAATGTCACGCCCTGCAACATACCTGTGGGGGGATTTACTCTTAGGCTTTAGCTGGAGTTGGTTAGCAGGGGCAATTTATTGGGGTTGGTTACGTTGGGAACCTGTATGGCATTTACCATTAGAATCTATCGGCTTACCATTTGCTTGCTGGTGTCTGGTGAGAAACTGGTGCAAGGTTGGTAACTGGTTTTATTTAGGCTCCTTGTTCGGCACAGTTTTAACCGATGTATATTTCTATATAGTTGACCTCATGCCTTATTGGCGACAAATTATGCAGGTGGAACCTGACAGCGTGTCACCGATTTTACAAGCTGCTGTTGCTCAAGTCCAAACACCTTGGGGTCAAGCTTGGGCTGTAGCATTGGCATTAATATTATTAGCAGCCGGAATTTTACCTTTACGTAATCAGCAACGCCATTGGTTTGCATTTGGGGGAGCAGTTTTAAGTA encodes:
- a CDS encoding DUF3120 domain-containing protein, with protein sequence MINNTLFTYNASTTAIDKDLPVKNAGNLGIEELESTLSASPSLPLLISSRQTWLVLVAAVFLVSVPVFIEAPLVRSLPSLSLAMTGFWVWLSFRLMSRPATYLWGDLLLGFSWSWLAGAIYWGWLRWEPVWHLPLESIGLPFACWCLVRNWCKVGNWFYLGSLFGTVLTDVYFYIVDLMPYWRQIMQVEPDSVSPILQAAVAQVQTPWGQAWAVALALILLAAGILPLRNQQRHWFAFGGAVLSTILVDGLFLLAANCA